The nucleotide window CAGCAACGTGATGAGGTTCCAGGAGCGCGCCCACGAGATCCAGAGGACGACACAAGCGGTCTTGCCGGACACCCCGGAGGAAAAGGCCAGCGTCAGGGTGACGCAGCAGACCAGCTGGGCGGAAACCCTGACCCGTGGCGCAGGGGCGGTCTGGGAGGCGCTGCTCACGGTCTCGTTCATCCCCTTCCTGACCTATTTCATGCTCACCTGGCAGGAGCACACGCGCGCCGCCACCGTCATGCTGTTCAAGATGGAGCACCGCAACACCGCCTACGTGACCCTGGGACGCATCTCCAAGATGATCCGCAGCTTCATCCTGGGGAACCTGGTGATCGGGCTCTTCATGTCGGTGGTGAGCCTGGTGGTGTTCGCGGTCATTGGCTTGCCATACTTCTACTTTCTGGGCGTGATCAGCGGCTTCCTCAGCCTGGTGCCCTACCTGGGCGTACCGCTGGCGATGGTGCCGCCGCTGGTCGCCGGCTTGGGACAGTTGAGCGGGGCGAAAATCGCCGCCATCATGGGGACGGTGCTGGCGCTCCATCTGTTCGCCATCAACGTGCTCTACCCCAAGCTGATCGGGCGGCGGCTGCAGCTGAATCCGCTGGTGGTCACCATCTCGCTGCTCATCTGGGGATGGATCTGGGGCGCCATGGGACTGATCCTGGCCGTTCCCCTCACCGCCGCGCTCAAGATCATTCTTGACCACGTGGAGAGCATGCGGCCCTACGGGACGTGGCTGGGAGAATAGTCGGCAGTCGCCAGCAAACCCCCTCCCGAACCAGGGTTCGTGCCCGGATGTGAACCTTCGGAACCGGAGACGCCGGCATCGCATCCATTAGACTGATCGCTTGCGGTTCCTGCTCAAACTCCTCCTGCTGATGGTGCTGACGGCCGGGTTGTGGCTGGCCTACGGGCTGCTGCTGCCGGTGGGCCCGACCGGGGAGAAGTTCGTGATGCTGCGTCCCGGCTCGAGCGCGCGCGCCATCGCCTACAAACTCCGCGACCAGGGTGTGATCCGCAACGCCTCCGCCTTCCTGCTCCTGCATGCCGTCCGATCGCGTTCGCTCAAGGCCGGCGAGTACCGCTTCGACCATCCCGCCAACGCGCTCGAGGTCTATGACCGGGTCGCGCGCGGCGACATCTACGTGCACACGGTGGTGATTCCCGAAGGCTACAACATCTTCGACGTCGCCAATGCCATCGAACTGGCGGGGCTGGCAAGCAAGAAGGATTTCCTGAACGTGGTCCAGGACCCTTCGCTGATCCGCGACCTCGATCCCCAGGCGCCCTCGCTCGAGGGATTCCTGTTTCCCGACACTTACGAGTTCACCCGCACCCAGTCGGCACGTGACATGGCCGCCGCCATGACCCATCGCTTCCGCCAGGAGGCGAAGGCCATCGGCCTGACCGCCGACATGCATCGCGTGGTCACGCTGGCCTCGATCGTGGAGAAGGAGACGGCGGTAGCGGAGGAGCGGCCGCTGGTGGCCGGCGTGTACCTCAACCGCATCCAGCGGCGCATCGGCCTGGACGCGGACCCCAGCGTGATCTATGCCTCGCTGCTGGCCGGCCGCTACACCGGAGTGATCCGCGTCTCCGACCTGCAATACGACTCGCCGTACAACACCTACAAGTACGCCGGTCTGCCGCCGGGACCGATCGCAAATCCCGGGCGGACGGCTCTCCAGGCAGCCATGCATCCGGCCGCGACCGGCTACCTCTATTTCGTCAGCGACAACCAGGGCCGCCATCGCTTCGCCAATTCGCTGGAAGAACACTCAAAGAATGTGGCGGCGTACCGCCGGGGCCAGGGTGGGCGCTGACTCGACAAGCAGAAACTGACGGATGCTGACCGCCCTCGGTATACTTCTTGTTTGCCCATGGTGCGCCCCTCAGGACCGACCCGAGCAAGGCTGATATTGGCACTGGCGGCCATGCTGCCGCTGACCGGCTGCCTGTTCCGCTCCCACCGGGTGGCCCGGGAGGCGTCGCCGTCCATGGCGCAGGAGGCTTCGCAAGCCGACCTCATCGAGAAGGTCAATCGCTCCGCACAGGC belongs to Terriglobales bacterium and includes:
- a CDS encoding AI-2E family transporter; this translates as MPDEYERSRHELLEPPARNPVAVEQTPLERDDVQRTALVILSVAAVLTICYFAKLLLITIFVSVLLTFVLTPVVEFFERFRIPHAVGALVAVLLVLAALYGLTYLSYHKAVDFVHELPKYSDKIRSNVMRFQERAHEIQRTTQAVLPDTPEEKASVRVTQQTSWAETLTRGAGAVWEALLTVSFIPFLTYFMLTWQEHTRAATVMLFKMEHRNTAYVTLGRISKMIRSFILGNLVIGLFMSVVSLVVFAVIGLPYFYFLGVISGFLSLVPYLGVPLAMVPPLVAGLGQLSGAKIAAIMGTVLALHLFAINVLYPKLIGRRLQLNPLVVTISLLIWGWIWGAMGLILAVPLTAALKIILDHVESMRPYGTWLGE
- the mltG gene encoding endolytic transglycosylase MltG, whose amino-acid sequence is MRFLLKLLLLMVLTAGLWLAYGLLLPVGPTGEKFVMLRPGSSARAIAYKLRDQGVIRNASAFLLLHAVRSRSLKAGEYRFDHPANALEVYDRVARGDIYVHTVVIPEGYNIFDVANAIELAGLASKKDFLNVVQDPSLIRDLDPQAPSLEGFLFPDTYEFTRTQSARDMAAAMTHRFRQEAKAIGLTADMHRVVTLASIVEKETAVAEERPLVAGVYLNRIQRRIGLDADPSVIYASLLAGRYTGVIRVSDLQYDSPYNTYKYAGLPPGPIANPGRTALQAAMHPAATGYLYFVSDNQGRHRFANSLEEHSKNVAAYRRGQGGR